AGCCTGGTGCTGGTCAACACGCTCGCCAAGGCCGTCCGCCGTTCGGCCGAGCAGGAGAACGGCGCGGTCACACTCACCGAGATGCTGCCGGACGCGGACGGGCTGTGGCTGCGCGACGCGGAAGGGGCCCGGTACACCTCCGAGTTCCGCGTCCTCGCCGTCGATCTCCCGGCCCGGGATCTCTGACCCGCGGGGTGTCCATCCGGGCGGCCCCCGTTCGTCGTGGGGGTGGTCCGCCCTCCGGGGTGGCCGCGGCAACACCCGTACGAGAGCACGAGAGCTGAGGAGCAGCACATGATCAAGGCCCTGAACGAGATCGAGGTCATCACCCTGTTCGTGGAGGACCTGGCCGCCACGAAGGCCTTCTACCTGGACGTGTTCGGCCTGACCGTGGTCTACCAGGACGGGGAGTCGGCCGTCCTGAAGATGCGGAACCTGATGATCAACCTGCTGGAGGTCGGCGAGGCGCACGGCCTGGTCGCGCCGGCACCGGTCGCCGGCCCGCAGACGGGTGCCCGCGCGCTGCTCACCGTCAACGTCCGGGACGCCGACGCCGTCTGCGCCGAGCTGGAGCAGCACGGCGTGAAGCTCGTCAACGGGCCGGTGGACCAGCCGTGGGGCCGGCGGACGGCCACCTTCGCCGACCCGGCCGGGAACATGTGGGAGATCGCCCAGGAGATCGCCGCGCCGTAACGGCACCGCCGCCCGGCGCCGGCCGAAGTCGCCGGGAAACACCGAGAAGCACCGAGAAGCGCCGAGAACGCCGATGGACCGCGAAACGCCGAGCACCTCCGAGAACCACCGAGAATCGAGGCCCCCGCAGATGTCGCAAGTCGTCGAGCTCATCGTTCCCAACAGTGCCGAGTACCACCTGCGCAACCCCTCCCTGAACCTCACCGGTGAGGAGCGGGAGCGGGTGGTGCGGTTCAGCGGCACCTACGAGTGCGAGCACTCGGTGTTCTGGAGCCCCAACCCGCGGGTCCTGGTGCTTCCCACCGGCTGGAACCGGCAGTGGTTCGACGACATCCACCGGACGCTCGGGCTGGACCCGGCGCCGGTGGTGTCGCCGGCCATGCGGACCGGGCTGCTGGTGGAGGACCTGCTGAAGGACGGCGACGCGCAGGCCGAGCTGCGCGAACTGCTGTCGCCGTACCGGGTGGTGCGGCTGCACATCGTCGGCCCGACGCCGCAGACGTACCTGCTGGCAGCGCTGGTGCGCGGCTGGGGCCTGGCGGTGGAACTGGACCACGTCGACGAGGACGCCTACTGGGCGAGCCTCTACCTGGACTCCAAGATCAGCCCGCTGGACCTGGCCCGGGAGCTGCCCGGCATCAACGTCGCCCAGGGCATGGTGGCGGGCAACTGGGTGGAGCTGCGCGGGGCGCTGAAGGCGATGACCGCCCGGCACGGCCGGGTGATCGCCCGCACCCTGTTCGGCGTGGCGGGCGACGGCTCGGGGGTGGTCTCCGACGCCCCGGGCGCCGTCGAGGAGTTCCTGGACAACGCGGGCCGCGACTCGTTCTTCGCGTTCCCCATCCTGGTCCAGCAGTTCCAGGAGCACGCCGAGGGCGTCGGCTGCCCGGCCGCCGACATCCTGGTCGGCGAGAACGGCGTCGAGGACGTCGTGCTGTGCGCGCTGACGGTCGAGCACGGCTACTCCTTCCGCAGCGTGGACGTGGGCGTCGGGGCGCTGCCGCCGGCGTGGGGCGACCGGGTCACCCAGGTCGCGCACGAGCTCGGCACGGCGGCCCACCGGCTGGGCTACCGCGGCTGGATGTGCGTGGACTGCGTGGCCGGCTCCGACGACCGGCTCTACGTCACCGAGATCAACGCCCGGCGCAGCGGCTCGCTGCACGCCGGCGGCCTGCTGCGGATGTGGGGCGCCGAGAAGGAGCTGACGCTCTCCGCGCACTTCATGCTGCCGGTCGTCGAGGGCACCACGTACGAGGAGCACATCCGGCCGGTGTTCCAGGAGCTGTGGGCCGACGGCGTCAAGGCGTACCCGACGAGCGTGCGGGCGCTGCCGTGGCCGGAGCCGATCGTCGCGGTGATCGCGGCGGCGCCCACGGCGGCGCAGGCGCAGCGGATCGTCGCCGGGATCAAGGAGGGGATCGACGCCCGGACGGCGGGCCTCGCCGCCGGTGCGGGCGCCGCCGAGCCGAGCAGGGGGTGAGATCGCGGGCGGGTCGGCCGCCACACAGGGGGGAGTTCACGTGAGGCTGGGTCGTGAGGTGCACCTGGTGTCCCGGCCGCGGGGCCGCTTTCCTGCGGCCGGAGACACCCGGATCGTGGAGGTGCCGGTCCCGGAGCCGGGCCCGGGGCAGGTCGTCGTGCGCAACCTGTTCATGTCGATCGACCCCGGGCTGGTCCTGCGGACGAACGACCTGAGCCGGCTGGACATCCCCGACTTCACGCCCGGGGAGCCGATGTGGAGCGATGCGATCGGCGAGGTCGTCGAGAGCGCCGACGAGCGGCTGGGCCCCGGCGACATCGTCTGGCACCGGTTCGGCTTCCGCGACTACGCCGTCGCGCAGGCCGGCGAGTTCCGCCGGGTCGACCCGGACGCCTATCCGTCGTTGACCCACCACCTGTGCTTCGGGCTGACGGCCTACGTCGGCACCGAGGTCGCCCAGATCCGCGCCGGGGACACGTTCTTCGTGTCCAGCGCGGCCGGCGCGGTGGGCAGCATGGCGGGCCAGCTCGCCCGGCTGCGGGGGGCGACCCGGGTGATCGGCTCGGCGGGCACGCCGGAGAAGGTGCGCTACCTGAAGGAGCGCCTCGGCTTCGACGACGCCTTCGACTACCACCAGGACGTCCGGCCCCGGCTGCCGGAGCTGGACGTGTTCTACGACAACGTCGGCGGTGCCCAGCTGGAGGCGGCGATCGACGCGATGCGGCCGCGCGGACGGATCGTCATGGGCGGGCGCAACGAGGAGATCCGCACCGGGGTCGTGCAGGGCCCGCGGAACATGATGGCCGTGATCGGCAAGCGGCTCGAACTCCTCGGCTACTACACCTTCGACCACCCCGAGCTGTTCCCGGTCTTCGACGAGCGGTTCCCGCGCTGGGTCCGCTCAGGGGA
The nucleotide sequence above comes from Streptomyces kaniharaensis. Encoded proteins:
- a CDS encoding VOC family protein, with the protein product MIKALNEIEVITLFVEDLAATKAFYLDVFGLTVVYQDGESAVLKMRNLMINLLEVGEAHGLVAPAPVAGPQTGARALLTVNVRDADAVCAELEQHGVKLVNGPVDQPWGRRTATFADPAGNMWEIAQEIAAP
- a CDS encoding ATP-grasp domain-containing protein translates to MSQVVELIVPNSAEYHLRNPSLNLTGEERERVVRFSGTYECEHSVFWSPNPRVLVLPTGWNRQWFDDIHRTLGLDPAPVVSPAMRTGLLVEDLLKDGDAQAELRELLSPYRVVRLHIVGPTPQTYLLAALVRGWGLAVELDHVDEDAYWASLYLDSKISPLDLARELPGINVAQGMVAGNWVELRGALKAMTARHGRVIARTLFGVAGDGSGVVSDAPGAVEEFLDNAGRDSFFAFPILVQQFQEHAEGVGCPAADILVGENGVEDVVLCALTVEHGYSFRSVDVGVGALPPAWGDRVTQVAHELGTAAHRLGYRGWMCVDCVAGSDDRLYVTEINARRSGSLHAGGLLRMWGAEKELTLSAHFMLPVVEGTTYEEHIRPVFQELWADGVKAYPTSVRALPWPEPIVAVIAAAPTAAQAQRIVAGIKEGIDARTAGLAAGAGAAEPSRG
- a CDS encoding NADP-dependent oxidoreductase, which encodes MRLGREVHLVSRPRGRFPAAGDTRIVEVPVPEPGPGQVVVRNLFMSIDPGLVLRTNDLSRLDIPDFTPGEPMWSDAIGEVVESADERLGPGDIVWHRFGFRDYAVAQAGEFRRVDPDAYPSLTHHLCFGLTAYVGTEVAQIRAGDTFFVSSAAGAVGSMAGQLARLRGATRVIGSAGTPEKVRYLKERLGFDDAFDYHQDVRPRLPELDVFYDNVGGAQLEAAIDAMRPRGRIVMGGRNEEIRTGVVQGPRNMMAVIGKRLELLGYYTFDHPELFPVFDERFPRWVRSGEIVVAETIVDGLENGVDAAVNLMHGAYVGKVVLRL